In a genomic window of Halobiforma lacisalsi AJ5:
- a CDS encoding plastocyanin/azurin family copper-binding protein — MTRDNAISRRTAMKMTGAAAATALVAGCSDDEGGNGGDDDDGSNDDGGSDGYEIESGTMIELNAQTAGWEGIAPSDIEGEENPTLVLQEGEDYEIGWPNESDGSTHNIEIRDDGGDVVDDLSTEEDNEPSEDQVLEFTASSEMASYVCNPHETTMIGDLVVE, encoded by the coding sequence ATGACACGAGACAACGCGATTTCGCGCCGAACGGCGATGAAGATGACCGGTGCGGCCGCCGCGACCGCGCTCGTCGCTGGCTGTAGCGACGACGAGGGTGGCAACGGCGGCGACGACGACGACGGAAGCAACGACGACGGCGGTTCCGACGGGTACGAGATCGAGTCCGGTACGATGATCGAGCTCAACGCCCAGACCGCCGGCTGGGAGGGCATCGCGCCCAGCGACATCGAGGGCGAAGAGAACCCGACGCTGGTCCTGCAGGAGGGCGAGGACTACGAGATCGGCTGGCCCAACGAGTCCGACGGCTCCACCCACAACATCGAGATCCGCGACGACGGCGGCGACGTCGTCGACGACCTCTCGACCGAAGAGGACAACGAGCCCAGCGAGGACCAGGTCCTCGAGTTCACGGCCAGCAGCGAGATGGCCAGCTACGTCTGCAACCCCCACGAGACCACGATGATCGGGGATCTCGTCGTCGAATAA
- a CDS encoding MFS transporter produces MHPRDRDRFVLAAVVFAVLFSQLLLYPGIATLVDALGADATTSPFAETALDASMWFLVAEFGAYVAFVGVWGAASDVVGRRTPFIVAGAVAGAAGYATLAAVPTVGSIPFEGVLLLRVLQGATTIGAFSLTMTMLMDLGGGHGRNMGAAGIAIGLGAALGAPVGGQLTELHALAPLVAAATLLLCVGALVTVVEDRSPDRRRSARALLEGVRRRPTLSIPYAFGFVDRMTAGFFALVGTLYFQETFGLGAGATGLLLACFFAPFALLQYPMGALSDRIGRTIPIVVGSLCYGLGILAVGSAPTVGIAAVAMIIVGVLGALVSPATMALVTDLADEAERGVAMAGFNLAGSLGFLGGFLVGGTVAGSYGYGLAFLAVGGLEIAIAIVAVPAFLRLSLERATGGRNPKTGS; encoded by the coding sequence GTGCACCCGCGAGATCGCGACCGATTCGTCCTCGCCGCGGTCGTCTTCGCCGTGCTCTTCTCACAGCTGTTGCTGTATCCGGGGATCGCGACGCTCGTCGACGCGCTGGGGGCCGACGCGACGACCTCGCCGTTCGCCGAGACCGCGCTCGACGCGAGCATGTGGTTCCTCGTCGCCGAGTTCGGCGCGTACGTCGCCTTCGTGGGCGTCTGGGGGGCGGCGAGCGACGTGGTCGGGAGACGGACGCCGTTCATCGTCGCCGGGGCCGTCGCCGGTGCGGCCGGCTACGCGACGCTCGCGGCCGTTCCGACGGTCGGGTCGATTCCCTTCGAGGGCGTCCTCCTGTTGCGGGTCCTCCAGGGGGCGACGACCATCGGCGCGTTCTCGCTGACGATGACCATGCTGATGGATCTGGGCGGCGGCCACGGCCGAAACATGGGCGCGGCCGGGATCGCCATCGGCCTCGGGGCCGCACTGGGGGCGCCGGTCGGCGGGCAGTTGACGGAACTGCACGCGCTGGCGCCGCTTGTCGCCGCCGCGACGCTGCTGCTCTGTGTCGGCGCGCTCGTGACCGTCGTCGAGGACCGCTCCCCGGACCGTCGCCGTAGCGCCCGGGCGCTGCTCGAGGGCGTGCGCCGGCGGCCGACGCTGTCGATCCCCTACGCGTTCGGCTTCGTCGACAGAATGACCGCCGGCTTCTTCGCACTGGTCGGGACGCTGTACTTCCAGGAGACGTTCGGGCTCGGTGCCGGAGCGACCGGCCTGTTGCTCGCGTGTTTCTTCGCGCCGTTCGCCCTGCTGCAGTACCCGATGGGGGCGCTCTCGGATCGGATCGGGCGAACGATCCCGATCGTCGTCGGCTCGCTGTGTTACGGGCTCGGCATCCTCGCCGTCGGCTCGGCACCGACCGTGGGGATCGCGGCCGTCGCGATGATCATCGTCGGCGTTCTCGGCGCCCTGGTCTCGCCGGCGACGATGGCGCTCGTGACCGACCTCGCCGACGAAGCCGAGCGCGGGGTCGCGATGGCCGGGTTCAACCTCGCGGGGAGCCTCGGCTTCCTCGGCGGGTTCCTCGTCGGCGGCACCGTCGCCGGCAGCTACGGCTACGGCCTCGCCTTCCTCGCCGTCGGCGGCCTCGAGATCGCGATCGCGATCGTCGCAGTTCCCGCCTTCCTCCGGCTGTCCCTCGAGAGGGCAACAGGTGGCCGGAATCCGAAGACCGGTTCCTGA
- the hisA gene encoding 1-(5-phosphoribosyl)-5-[(5-phosphoribosylamino)methylideneamino]imidazole-4-carboxamide isomerase, whose translation MSQEDPGSDVDVDADTDTGIGEEFDVIPAVDVKSGEVVQLVQGERGTEKTYGDPVEAARRWVDAGAETLHLIDLDGAFEGERENADAIDAVVDAVDVPVQLGGGIRTAADAVDLLERGVDRVILGTAAVENPEIVAEISDDHPGSVVVSLDAKEGEVVVEGWTEGAGISPVEAAERYEDLGAAAILFTNVDVEGKLEGVATEPVRELVEATDVPVIASGGVATLEDVRALEDAGAAAVVVGSALYEGAFTLEEARAALEE comes from the coding sequence ATGAGTCAGGAAGATCCGGGTTCGGATGTGGACGTGGACGCGGACACGGACACGGGCATCGGCGAGGAGTTCGACGTCATCCCCGCTGTCGACGTGAAATCGGGGGAAGTCGTCCAGCTCGTCCAGGGCGAACGCGGCACCGAGAAGACGTACGGCGATCCGGTCGAGGCCGCCCGGCGGTGGGTCGACGCGGGCGCGGAAACGCTACATCTCATCGATCTGGACGGCGCGTTCGAGGGCGAACGCGAGAACGCCGACGCCATCGACGCGGTCGTCGACGCCGTCGACGTCCCGGTACAACTGGGCGGAGGCATCCGAACCGCCGCGGACGCCGTCGACCTCCTCGAGCGCGGCGTCGATCGGGTCATTCTGGGTACCGCGGCGGTCGAGAACCCCGAGATCGTCGCCGAGATCAGCGACGATCACCCCGGAAGCGTCGTCGTCAGCCTCGACGCGAAGGAGGGCGAGGTCGTCGTCGAGGGCTGGACCGAAGGCGCGGGGATCTCGCCGGTCGAGGCCGCCGAACGCTACGAGGACCTCGGAGCCGCGGCGATCCTCTTTACCAACGTCGACGTCGAGGGGAAACTCGAGGGCGTCGCGACCGAACCCGTCCGGGAACTGGTCGAGGCGACCGACGTACCGGTGATCGCCAGCGGCGGCGTCGCGACCTTAGAGGACGTGCGGGCGCTCGAGGACGCGGGCGCTGCCGCCGTCGTCGTCGGGAGCGCGCTGTACGAGGGGGCGTTTACGCTCGAGGAGGCGCGGGCCGCGCTCGAGGAATAG
- a CDS encoding SLC13 family permease: MAVRAVLAQEAATRPELTTDALVVFGVVLVAVLLFLTERLPIDVTAILLIVVLVVLEPWTGVDPATGVSGFSNEATITVLAMLILSGGVARTGLVQELGRRMASYAGDSVRKQLFATTVVTSPVSGFLNNTPVVALLVPVVTDVAHRGNTSPSKLLIPLSYASQVGGMLTLIGTSTNLLASDISARLGDEYPELGAFSMFEFTQLGIVVVVVGSLYLIFVGHYLLPERVPARANYLEEYDLGDYVADVAVVPGSPLVGETVGEATDAFGPDIDIVQVVRDDDRSVAPRRKTRLREGDVLVVRTDRDAIEALEDVPGAELVGRLTAASELSNGGSPGRNGDQDGIVTELVVSLDSRLVGERLDLERFREEFGAAVLGLRHRGELVTDRIVGRRLEVGDTLLVQAPPDALDRLSRRDDVIVAREPPRPEYRADKAPIAVAIMIGVVAVAALELYPIMLSALAGVVAMVVTGVLHPNELYDAVEWDVIFLLAGVIPLGIALEGSGAATYIAWLVVSTAGFLPTLVVLWLFYIMTGLLTEVISNNASVVLLVPVAAAAASGIGANPFAFVLAVTFAASTAFLGPIGYQTNLFVYGPGGYRFGDYFRIGAPLQLLLSVVTVLGIAFFWGV, from the coding sequence ATGGCGGTTCGTGCTGTCCTGGCTCAGGAAGCGGCCACACGGCCGGAACTGACGACCGACGCCCTGGTCGTCTTCGGCGTCGTCCTCGTCGCCGTGCTCCTGTTTCTCACCGAGCGGCTCCCGATCGACGTCACCGCGATCCTGCTGATCGTCGTCCTCGTCGTGCTCGAGCCCTGGACCGGCGTCGATCCGGCGACCGGCGTCTCGGGCTTCTCGAACGAGGCGACGATCACGGTGCTCGCGATGTTGATCCTGAGCGGCGGGGTCGCCCGGACGGGGCTCGTCCAGGAACTCGGCCGCCGCATGGCGTCTTACGCCGGCGACAGCGTCCGGAAACAGCTGTTCGCGACGACGGTCGTAACCAGCCCCGTCTCCGGCTTTCTCAACAACACGCCGGTCGTCGCCCTGCTCGTCCCCGTCGTCACCGACGTCGCACACCGGGGCAACACCTCGCCCTCGAAGCTCCTCATCCCGCTGTCGTACGCTTCCCAGGTCGGCGGCATGCTGACCCTGATCGGCACGTCGACGAACCTGCTCGCGAGCGACATCAGCGCACGCCTTGGCGACGAGTACCCCGAACTCGGCGCGTTCTCGATGTTCGAGTTCACGCAACTGGGAATCGTCGTCGTGGTCGTCGGCTCGCTGTACCTGATCTTCGTCGGTCACTACCTCCTGCCCGAGCGGGTTCCCGCCCGGGCGAACTACCTCGAGGAGTACGACCTCGGGGACTACGTCGCCGACGTCGCGGTGGTCCCCGGCTCCCCGCTCGTCGGTGAAACCGTCGGCGAGGCCACGGACGCGTTCGGGCCGGACATCGACATCGTCCAGGTGGTTCGGGACGACGACCGCTCGGTCGCACCCCGACGCAAGACCCGCCTCCGGGAGGGGGACGTACTCGTCGTCCGGACCGACCGGGACGCGATCGAGGCTCTCGAGGACGTTCCCGGTGCCGAACTCGTCGGCCGGCTGACCGCCGCATCGGAGCTTTCGAACGGCGGCAGCCCCGGAAGGAACGGCGACCAGGACGGTATCGTCACCGAACTGGTCGTCTCGCTCGACTCCCGACTCGTCGGCGAACGCCTCGATCTCGAGCGCTTCCGCGAGGAGTTCGGCGCCGCCGTCCTCGGTCTCCGCCACCGCGGCGAACTCGTCACCGACCGGATCGTCGGCCGGCGACTCGAGGTCGGCGACACCCTGCTCGTCCAGGCCCCGCCCGACGCACTGGATCGGCTCTCCCGGCGCGACGACGTGATCGTCGCCCGGGAACCGCCCCGGCCCGAGTACCGCGCCGACAAGGCGCCGATCGCCGTCGCCATCATGATCGGCGTCGTGGCCGTCGCAGCGCTTGAGCTCTATCCGATCATGCTGTCGGCGCTTGCGGGCGTGGTCGCGATGGTCGTCACCGGCGTGCTCCACCCGAACGAACTGTACGACGCCGTCGAGTGGGACGTCATTTTCCTGCTTGCAGGCGTGATCCCGCTCGGAATCGCCCTCGAGGGGTCGGGCGCGGCGACCTACATCGCGTGGCTCGTCGTCTCGACGGCGGGGTTCCTGCCGACGCTGGTCGTGCTGTGGCTGTTCTACATCATGACCGGGCTGCTTACGGAGGTCATCAGCAACAACGCGAGCGTCGTCCTCCTGGTTCCTGTCGCGGCGGCCGCCGCGTCTGGGATCGGTGCGAATCCCTTCGCGTTCGTGCTGGCGGTGACGTTCGCGGCGAGCACCGCGTTCCTGGGGCCGATCGGCTACCAGACGAACCTGTTCGTCTACGGTCCCGGCGGCTACCGGTTCGGCGACTACTTCCGGATCGGCGCGCCGCTGCAGTTGTTGCTATCGGTCGTGACCGTGCTCGGGATCGCGTTCTTCTGGGGCGTTTGA
- a CDS encoding inorganic phosphate transporter, whose product MTTTLLLIGILVAVFVGYNIGGATTGPAFGPAVGADAISKTLAGGLMTVFFFVGAWTIGRRVVDTLGRELVTDPGVFTLESSVGVLFFIGVALFIGNFFGVPASTSMTAVGSIAGLGLAAGELNWAVMGEIAIWWIVSPFIGFWVSLIIGRYFYASLNRRIAMERSEGPLFEVDRSGTVPTPTLSDTTNVREAGGVVMVIVIGCLMAYSSGTSNIANAVAPLVGSGELEMNPAIIIGCFAVGIGTFTIARRTLETMGNELTELPLTAAIITATVSATLVIFLSVIGIPASFVIIATMSIIGLGWGRATRPVTVGDAVRGEESAPVSVGALSDDREGEELPPIGEEAEPERIPKASDLFDPATTARVVLMQNVVPAIATVGAYLTFQLVPIFGL is encoded by the coding sequence ATGACTACGACGCTGCTTCTCATCGGAATCCTCGTCGCCGTCTTCGTCGGCTACAACATCGGCGGTGCGACGACCGGCCCCGCGTTCGGGCCCGCCGTCGGTGCCGACGCGATCTCGAAGACCCTGGCCGGCGGGTTGATGACGGTGTTCTTCTTCGTCGGCGCGTGGACGATCGGCCGCCGGGTCGTCGACACCCTCGGCCGGGAACTCGTCACCGATCCCGGCGTCTTCACGCTCGAGTCGAGCGTCGGCGTTCTCTTTTTCATCGGGGTCGCGCTGTTCATCGGGAACTTCTTCGGCGTGCCCGCGTCGACGTCGATGACGGCGGTCGGGTCGATCGCGGGGCTGGGCCTCGCGGCCGGCGAACTCAACTGGGCGGTCATGGGCGAGATCGCGATCTGGTGGATCGTCTCGCCGTTTATCGGCTTCTGGGTCTCGCTGATCATCGGCCGGTACTTCTACGCCTCGCTCAATCGGCGGATCGCGATGGAACGAAGCGAGGGTCCGCTTTTCGAGGTCGATCGCTCCGGCACCGTTCCGACGCCGACCCTGTCCGACACCACGAACGTTCGCGAAGCCGGCGGCGTGGTGATGGTGATCGTGATCGGCTGTCTGATGGCCTACAGTTCGGGCACCTCGAACATCGCGAACGCGGTCGCGCCGCTGGTCGGCAGCGGCGAACTCGAGATGAATCCCGCGATCATCATCGGTTGTTTCGCGGTCGGCATCGGGACGTTCACGATCGCTCGCCGGACCCTCGAGACGATGGGCAACGAACTCACCGAACTCCCGCTGACGGCGGCGATCATCACCGCGACGGTCAGCGCCACGCTGGTCATCTTCCTCTCCGTGATCGGTATCCCCGCGAGTTTCGTCATCATCGCGACGATGAGCATCATCGGCCTCGGCTGGGGTCGAGCGACCCGGCCGGTGACGGTCGGCGACGCCGTCCGCGGCGAGGAGTCGGCGCCGGTTTCGGTCGGTGCGCTGTCAGACGACCGGGAGGGCGAGGAACTCCCGCCGATCGGCGAGGAGGCGGAACCCGAACGGATCCCGAAAGCGTCGGACCTCTTCGATCCGGCGACGACGGCCCGCGTCGTCCTCATGCAGAACGTTGTCCCGGCCATCGCGACGGTCGGCGCGTACCTCACGTTCCAGTTAGTGCCGATCTTCGGGCTCTGA
- a CDS encoding inorganic phosphate transporter, whose product MVETVLLVGVAASIFVGFNIGGSSTGITWGPSVGAGIVTKTTAAAVMTFFVFFGGWTVGRNVMETLSEGIITIDLTLTAGVAVLFFIGLGMLVANIFGVPVPTSMTTVGAIAGLGLATGTLNYETVAGIISWWIVTPIIGLWIGVLIGRYIYPWVNRRVDIEKSDGPLLRLERRGPLPTPALGPNTTRQELATTIAVFVIGCYMAFSAGASNVPNAAAPLVGTVDGLGADTAIIVATLAIGLGGFTIARRTMDSVGGELSDIPLLAALFVMITASTITTILSWAGIPISLVMATVMTIVGIGWGRATRPVTVREAVTRDVGTTEIELGAIVSEEKVGENAPRIGQPESDEVLRGDDLFNPRAIVKYVSMWIIGPSMSTLLAYGFFIAVPGVA is encoded by the coding sequence ATGGTCGAGACTGTGTTGTTGGTCGGCGTCGCCGCTTCGATTTTCGTCGGGTTCAACATCGGCGGCTCCTCGACGGGAATCACGTGGGGTCCCTCGGTCGGTGCGGGAATCGTCACGAAGACAACCGCCGCGGCGGTGATGACCTTTTTCGTCTTCTTCGGTGGGTGGACCGTCGGCCGGAACGTGATGGAGACGCTCAGCGAGGGGATCATCACGATCGACCTCACGCTGACGGCTGGCGTCGCCGTCCTCTTTTTCATCGGACTGGGAATGCTCGTCGCCAATATCTTCGGCGTCCCCGTCCCGACGTCGATGACGACCGTTGGTGCGATCGCCGGGTTGGGGCTGGCCACGGGCACCCTCAACTACGAGACGGTCGCGGGGATCATCTCGTGGTGGATCGTCACGCCGATCATCGGCCTCTGGATCGGCGTGCTGATCGGTCGCTACATCTACCCCTGGGTCAACCGACGGGTCGACATCGAGAAGTCCGACGGCCCCCTGCTTCGACTCGAGCGACGGGGCCCGCTCCCGACGCCCGCGCTCGGGCCGAACACGACCCGACAGGAACTCGCGACCACGATCGCCGTCTTCGTTATCGGCTGTTACATGGCCTTCAGCGCCGGTGCGAGCAACGTGCCCAACGCCGCCGCGCCGCTGGTCGGCACCGTCGACGGGCTGGGAGCGGACACCGCGATCATCGTCGCCACGCTCGCGATCGGCCTCGGCGGGTTCACCATCGCCCGCCGGACGATGGACTCCGTCGGCGGCGAACTGAGCGACATCCCGCTGCTCGCGGCGCTTTTCGTCATGATCACCGCCTCGACGATCACGACGATCCTCTCGTGGGCCGGCATCCCGATCAGCCTCGTGATGGCGACGGTGATGACGATCGTCGGCATCGGCTGGGGCCGGGCGACCCGCCCCGTGACGGTCCGCGAGGCGGTCACCCGCGACGTGGGTACCACCGAGATCGAACTGGGGGCCATCGTCTCCGAGGAAAAGGTCGGCGAGAACGCCCCCAGGATCGGTCAGCCGGAGTCCGACGAGGTGCTCCGCGGAGACGACCTCTTCAATCCTCGAGCGATCGTCAAGTACGTCTCGATGTGGATCATCGGTCCCTCGATGTCGACGCTCCTGGCATACGGCTTCTTCATCGCTGTACCGGGCGTCGCCTGA
- a CDS encoding universal stress protein: MISRVLVPMDDSDHAEQALEYALENYPDAEITVLHVVGVPSMMMGDAVGLSLADDLEEAADTRAEPVIERAREVATDRDREIETVVGIGHPARNIIDRADDYDAVVIGSHGEDWRRATHRFLVGNVAETVSKRASVPVTIVH, translated from the coding sequence ATGATCTCACGCGTTCTCGTCCCGATGGACGACTCGGACCACGCCGAACAGGCTCTCGAGTACGCCCTCGAGAACTACCCCGACGCCGAGATCACCGTGCTTCACGTCGTCGGCGTCCCGTCGATGATGATGGGCGACGCGGTCGGCCTGTCGCTCGCGGACGACCTCGAGGAGGCGGCCGACACCCGGGCGGAACCGGTGATCGAACGCGCCCGCGAGGTCGCGACGGACCGGGACCGCGAGATCGAGACAGTCGTCGGGATCGGCCATCCGGCCCGGAACATTATCGACCGCGCGGACGACTACGACGCGGTCGTCATCGGCAGCCACGGGGAGGACTGGAGGCGGGCAACGCACCGGTTTCTCGTGGGGAACGTCGCCGAAACGGTGTCGAAACGCGCGTCGGTGCCGGTGACGATCGTTCACTGA
- a CDS encoding inorganic phosphate transporter, with the protein MTEVLLIVGLLVAIFVGYNIGGATTGPAFGPAVGANVITKLMAAGLMSIFFFVGAVTIGPEVVTTLGEELVHSTEIFTLRSNVAVLFFIGGALFVGNYAGVPASTSMTAVGAIAALGLATGELAWDVLGEIVVWWIVAPILGFWVAGVVGRYFYPRINAWVAIEGSRDGERMISVDRSGLVPRLQFGPNADRREITGAFVVVAIGCLMAFSSGTSNIANAIAPIYGADVDMLALLGMGSSSGPEMLYGIDPDMLVLILIGSAAVAVGCFTIARRTLDTLGNDITNLPLTAAIVVAVISSGIVIFLSSIGIPASFVVIATMSIVGLGWGRATRTTTISEAARGKEETRVSVGALTVEEEGERSPEIGEEEPEDIPKASDLFDPSTTARVILMQNVVPLLSTVGAYLTFQFVPIFGF; encoded by the coding sequence GTGACTGAAGTACTCCTTATCGTAGGGCTTCTGGTTGCGATCTTCGTCGGTTACAATATCGGCGGCGCGACCACGGGACCCGCGTTCGGACCGGCCGTCGGTGCGAACGTCATCACGAAGTTAATGGCAGCCGGGTTGATGTCGATCTTCTTCTTCGTGGGGGCGGTGACGATCGGTCCGGAGGTCGTGACGACCCTCGGGGAGGAGCTCGTCCACTCCACCGAGATCTTCACGCTCCGTTCGAACGTCGCGGTCCTCTTTTTTATCGGGGGTGCGCTGTTCGTCGGCAACTACGCCGGCGTCCCGGCCTCGACGTCGATGACCGCCGTCGGCGCGATCGCGGCACTCGGCCTCGCGACCGGCGAACTCGCCTGGGACGTCCTCGGCGAAATCGTCGTCTGGTGGATCGTCGCGCCGATCCTCGGCTTCTGGGTCGCTGGCGTCGTCGGCCGGTACTTCTACCCGCGGATCAACGCGTGGGTCGCCATCGAGGGGAGCCGCGACGGCGAACGGATGATCTCCGTCGATCGCTCCGGGCTCGTCCCGCGGCTCCAGTTCGGGCCGAACGCCGACCGCCGAGAGATCACCGGTGCGTTCGTCGTCGTCGCGATCGGGTGTCTGATGGCCTTTTCGTCCGGCACGAGCAACATCGCCAACGCGATCGCGCCGATCTACGGCGCCGACGTCGACATGCTGGCGCTGCTCGGGATGGGCAGCTCGAGCGGGCCGGAGATGCTCTACGGGATTGATCCCGACATGCTGGTGTTGATCCTCATCGGGTCGGCGGCCGTCGCGGTCGGCTGTTTCACGATCGCACGACGAACGCTCGATACGCTTGGCAACGACATCACGAACCTCCCGCTGACGGCGGCGATCGTCGTCGCAGTCATCAGTTCGGGGATCGTCATCTTCCTCTCGTCGATCGGAATTCCGGCGAGTTTCGTCGTCATCGCGACGATGAGCATCGTCGGCCTCGGCTGGGGACGAGCAACCCGGACGACGACCATCTCCGAGGCTGCCCGCGGCAAGGAGGAGACCCGCGTCTCGGTCGGCGCGCTTACCGTCGAAGAGGAGGGGGAACGCTCGCCCGAAATCGGCGAGGAGGAACCCGAGGACATCCCGAAGGCGTCGGACCTGTTCGATCCGTCGACGACGGCCCGCGTCATCCTGATGCAGAACGTGGTCCCGCTCCTCTCGACGGTCGGCGCGTACCTCACGTTCCAGTTCGTGCCGATCTTTGGCTTCTGA
- the fer gene encoding ferredoxin Fer, protein MPTVEYLNYEVLDDQGWDMDDDDLFEQAADADLDDEDYGSLEVNEGEYILEAAEAQGYDWPFSCRAGACANCAAIVKEGEIDMDMQQILSDEEVEEKNVRLTCIGSAETDEVKIVYNAKHLDYLQNRVI, encoded by the coding sequence ATGCCCACGGTAGAATACCTCAACTACGAAGTGCTGGACGACCAGGGCTGGGACATGGACGACGACGACCTCTTCGAGCAGGCTGCCGACGCCGACCTCGACGACGAGGACTACGGTAGCCTCGAGGTCAACGAAGGCGAGTACATCCTCGAGGCCGCCGAGGCCCAGGGCTACGACTGGCCCTTCTCCTGCCGTGCAGGTGCCTGTGCGAACTGTGCGGCCATCGTCAAAGAGGGCGAGATCGACATGGACATGCAGCAGATCCTCAGCGACGAGGAGGTCGAGGAGAAGAACGTTCGCCTGACCTGCATCGGCTCCGCCGAGACCGACGAGGTCAAGATCGTCTACAACGCGAAGCACCTCGACTACCTGCAGAACCGCGTCATTTAA
- a CDS encoding A24 family peptidase C-terminal domain-containing protein, translated as MTLAFVSATGPDLLRLVALPVFAWVAIRDIETRRVSSGVWIPLSLLGGALLVWEARIARAAGGYAWSHEFLVPAAISLGLVVPIAYLFWWFGGFGGADAKALLALALLFPTFPAYTIGSVTVPVATTPIGSFSFTILTNAVLVTILIPIALAVRNAAAGRIAPVMFVGWPVAVDRLPERHGRLLETPEGVSRGGLDLDALRMYLRWRGLSLADLRENGDTLRDPATLPEEPNPPTDGAVTAEVRSDGGSDATFAAETSAGSDGDGYDDPWGADAFLADIEGSAYGTTPEELREGLEVVADPGTETVWISPGTPFLVPVFLGLVVGLFYGDLLLGTVL; from the coding sequence GTGACACTCGCGTTCGTCTCGGCCACCGGTCCGGACCTCCTGCGGCTCGTCGCGCTCCCCGTCTTCGCCTGGGTCGCCATCCGGGACATCGAGACCCGGCGCGTCTCGAGTGGCGTCTGGATCCCGCTCTCGCTGCTCGGGGGCGCTCTGCTCGTCTGGGAGGCTCGCATCGCTCGAGCGGCCGGGGGCTACGCCTGGAGCCACGAGTTCCTCGTCCCGGCGGCGATCAGTCTCGGGCTGGTCGTCCCCATCGCCTACCTGTTCTGGTGGTTCGGCGGTTTCGGCGGGGCCGACGCGAAAGCCCTGCTCGCGCTCGCGCTTCTCTTTCCGACGTTCCCGGCGTATACGATCGGCTCCGTCACCGTTCCGGTCGCGACGACGCCGATCGGGTCGTTTTCGTTTACGATCCTGACGAACGCCGTCCTCGTCACGATACTGATCCCGATCGCGCTCGCGGTCCGGAACGCGGCCGCGGGCCGGATCGCGCCCGTGATGTTCGTCGGCTGGCCCGTTGCCGTCGACCGACTGCCGGAGCGACACGGCCGCCTGCTCGAGACCCCCGAGGGGGTCTCCCGCGGCGGCCTCGATCTGGACGCCCTGCGGATGTATCTCCGGTGGCGCGGGCTCTCGCTCGCGGACCTCCGCGAGAACGGCGACACGCTGCGCGATCCGGCGACCCTCCCCGAGGAACCGAACCCGCCGACCGACGGCGCGGTGACGGCCGAGGTGCGAAGCGACGGCGGGAGCGACGCGACGTTCGCGGCGGAGACGAGTGCCGGCTCCGATGGCGACGGCTACGACGACCCCTGGGGAGCCGACGCCTTCCTCGCGGACATCGAGGGGTCGGCCTACGGGACGACACCCGAAGAGCTCCGCGAGGGACTCGAGGTCGTCGCCGATCCGGGGACGGAGACGGTCTGGATCTCGCCGGGAACGCCGTTCCTGGTGCCGGTGTTTCTGGGGCTCGTCGTCGGCCTGTTCTACGGGGATCTGTTGCTCGGCACGGTGCTGTAA